A stretch of DNA from Glycine max cultivar Williams 82 chromosome 18, Glycine_max_v4.0, whole genome shotgun sequence:
TTGTGAATTCGTTGTGTAGCAGTTATGGCGTAGAAAGGGCCGGGTTGTTTCTGCAAGAGCTAGAGAGTTTAGGTTTTAGTCCTGATGAAGTAACCTATGGGATATTGATTGGTTGGAGTTGTCGCGAAGGGAAGACGAGAAATGCATTGAGTTGTTTGTCAGTTATGCTATTGAAAAGCTTTGTGCCGCATGTGTATACTTATAATGCTCTTATAAGTGGGTTGTTTAAGTTAGGTATGTTGGATCATGCACGGGACATTGTTGATGAGATGATTGAGTGGGGATACTGCCTGATATTTCGACTTTCAGAGTCCTTATTGCGGGCTATTGTAAGTTTAGGCGGTTTGATGAAGTGAAAAGTTTGATTCATGAGATGGAGAACCGTGGATTGATTAAGCTTGCTTTGATGGAGAATACGATTTCCATGGCTTTTCTGATTTTGGGCTTGGACCCTTTGAGTGTGAAGTTGAAACGAGACAATGATGGGGGACTTTCGAAAACAGAGTTCTTTGATGAGGTTGGAAATGGACTTTATTTGGATACAGATGTTGATGAGTATGACTAACACATTAATTTGGATCTTGAAGAATCCATGGTACCCAACTTCAATTCATTTGTAAGGAAGGAATGTAGCGATGGTAACCTGAAAAATGCATTGGTTTTGGTTGAAGAAATGCTTTGTTGGGGACAAGAATTGCTATTtcctgaattttcaaatttagtGAGACAACTTTGTTCATCTCTTTCACAAATCAAGTCAATGACCAAGCTTTTGGAGCAAATGCCAAAGTCTGCCCATAAACTCGACCCAGAAACTCTCAATTTGGTTGTACAGGCATACAGCAAGAAAGGCTTGCTTTCCAAAGCAAAAATTATACTAGATGGAATGCTTCAAAACGAATTTCATGTCAAGAATGAGACATATACTGCCATATTAATGCCTTTATGTAAGAAAGGAAACATGAAGGACTTTAGTTATTATTGGGATGTTGCTTGTAGAAATAAATGGTTACCAGGTTTGGAGGACTTTAAATGTCTTCTAGTCCATATCTGCCATTGGAAAATGCTTCAGGAAGCATCACAATTTCTTGAAATCATGCTTTTATCATACCTTTATCTAAAGTCTGATATATGTCATGTATTTCTAGAAGTACTTTCTAGTACAGGTCTTACTGACACTGCACTTGTAGTTTTAAAACAACTGCAACCTTGTTTCAACTTGGATCATACTGATTATAATCATCTTATAAGGGGTTTATGCAACGAGGGAATATTTTCTCTAGCCTTTACAGTATTGGATGATATGCTGGATAGATGTTTGGCACCTTGTTTGGATGTTTCAGTCTTGTTAATCCCTCAATTGTGCAAGGCTCATAGATATCACAAAGCTATTGCTTTAAAAGATATCATTTTAAAAGAGCAGCCTTCATTTTCTCATGCTGCAGATTGTGCATTGATATGCGGATTTTGCAATATGGGGAGCACGGGGAAAGCTGACACTCTGTTCCATGATATGTTTGTCTAAAGGGTTAACTCCAGATGATGAACTGTGTAACATAATTATTCAGGGCCATTGCCAAGTTAATGACTTGAGAAAAGTGGGGGAGCTACTGGGTGTTGCAATAAGAAAAGATTGGGAGCTATCCCTCACAAGTTACAAGAATTTAGTACGATTGGTTTGTAGGAAAGGTAGAGTCCAGTTCGCACTGAGCTTAAAGAACCTTTTGCTTGCACAATGTCCACTTGATGGGCTTATCATATATAACATTCTTATGTTCTATCTTTTGAAAGATGGAAACAGTTTGGATGTTAATAAGATACTAACTGAAATGGAAGAGAAGAAAGTTGTACTTGATGAAGTTGGTCATAATTTTGTTGTATATGGTTTCTTGCAATGTAGAGATTTATCTAGTTCTCTGCATTATCTAACTACCATGATTTCAAAGGGACTTAAACCAAGTAACCGCGGCTTGAGGAAGGTAATAAGCAAGCTGTGTGATGCTGGGAATCTGAAAAAAGCCCTGGAGTTGAGTCAAGAAATGAGATTAAGAGGCTGGATGCATgattcttccattcaaacatctattgttgaaagccTTCTTCTGTGTGGTAATATACAAGGAGCAGAAACCTTTTTGGACAGGATGGGAGAGGAATCTCTAAATCCTGATAATATCAATTATGATTACCTTATCAAGCGTTTTTGCCAGCATGGAAGATTGAACAAGGCAGTTCATCTTATGAACACAATGCTGAAGAAGCATAACATTCCAGTTTCCACCAGTTATGATTTTATCATTCATGGATTCTGTGCACAAAATAAACTGGACATagctttgaatttttattctgaGATGTTGAGTTGGAATCTCAAACCAAGAATTGATACAGTGGAAATGCTTCTCCATAGATTCTGCCAAGATGGGAAGACAGAACTAGCAGAACAATTCCTTGTGGACATGAGTCATGGAGGTGAAACTCCAACCAGAAAAATGTATTGCCCTGTAATTAAGAGTTATCACATGAAAAAGAATCTTAGGAAGGCATCAGAGCTCCTGCAAGCCATGCAGGAAAATGGCTATCAGCCTGACTTTGAAACACATTGGTCTCTCATAAGCAACTTAAACAGTGCCAAAGCAAAGGACACTGATAATGCGAGCACGGGATTTTTATCAAGACTTCTTTTTAAAAGTGGCTTTCTTCAAAAGAAATGATTCAAAGAAATAGCCCTTCTGTTGTCAAAAGGGGTATTTGTTGGTTGTATTTGTAAGAATGTAAGTACACTGTACATTGGACTTCACTTTTTGGGAAATGAATTTGGACAACAATAGTTATCAACAATCAAGAGGATCTGTTAATCACTTTGAGTGTAACAATCCAGTTATAAAGTGACTTTATCCTCTTTCTATATTTGGATTGGGGACTTCATGTCAACATCAAATAGTTTTGGAATAAAATACACACATCCTTAGTTTCTTTGCAGTATGCATTATTTCTATAATTCCTCctggaaaataacataaaatcttCGTACCAATATACCATGTTCAGCATTCagctgttgtttttttttttaatttgttttgtctGTGGGAGAGATAAtacaacaaaaacagaaaaacagaCTAACTACTCAAACAGTAAACACTCCCAAGGGGAGAAAATACTCCTCTATTTATTGGAATTTTTCCACAAGAGAGATATAAACACAATGGACTTGTGGTTCTCATATGCTTACTAGAATTTTTCAATAGGAGAGATATAGACACAATGGGCTTGTGACTTACTGAAATATTCAAGTAACTGGAGAGAATCACAACCCCCCATCAGGTCTACAAGCAGCACACTGTGAAGAGCATGTGGCCAGTATGTCTTAGTTTGCACGGGAATATCAGCAACAGCCCCTCTCCTTGTTCGCTAAGTAAATTAAACTGGTGTTCAAACACACTCATAATATTGCCTTAGTGGTgggtatatattatttttgatgCCCATGAGCCAAGCCTATTGAAATTTTGTAATCACTAGTACTTTCAATGTactgttgaaaaaaaatgaatatgatCATTTGCCTTGTGACATGTATATATTCACACAAGATTTTATAGTTTGAGAAGTAGTAGCTACCcctctttgtttttattaagaAGATAGTAATATAgctgtggaaaaaaaaaattgacacataTTCATGACTCATGAGAGATGCTTCCAAGAGACCGTACTAGGGCATTTGAAACTGCATCAGGTCAAATAATACGTTCACTATTTACGTTTAAGGCAAAAGCTACTTCCAATAGTTTTATAGCATGCATGGATCAGATTTTATTTTCCTAGAATTAATTCCAAAGtaacaaatagtaattttttacttttttaatgttTCACCATTATTTTGGATCTTTGAATTAATTCTTGGTAGCTATCTAAACATGTTATTAGACTTTCACGTTTTTAACATAAGTTTTGAGCTTTGAACGCGAACTAAAACATACATGTTTGTTTGAGCGAAACACATTAATATTACACATAATCGTTAACATCAGAGTGAGATGTTTATGTTCAATGTATTATTAAGATATCATGAACTTGCGATTAGAAGCACTCTGCATCTTacgtaaataaaaaattaaaaatcatttaatccCAACAAACTTTAGCATATTTAATAGATAAATTGGTTTCTTAAATATGTTGCCAcggatttgatttttaattatgtgtatgacaaagattttattaaaaaaatataatattagttaaaaataaactgggtgtaaacaataaaaaaagaaccttTTAAATACCATAGTTGacgtaacttttttttaaacatatgtTCAAGACTCAAAAGTACATCTTTACATTTATGTGTACAAACAAAAAAGTTTCtgaaatctataaaaaaaaagtctctgaaattcaaattaattcatcttatgtttaaataaattaatataattaaaattcaatggTTTTACGTGAAAAATGATTATATAGTAAAATATCTTACACggacatttaattataattcattatatatgataagtttgttaacttttaaataattatctcaaaataattcaaacgataatttataattgaatatcaacctaaaatcattttatactaTCAgggtataaatattaaattttttattttatttatttctttaaaggAATCAAACATCACTTATGATTGACAACCTGTTAGGAAATATCAGCGGTCAGATGTGGGTTTCTTTAGATCGTGTGGTGGGATTCTTTAAACCGTGTGGCTGTTATTTTGGAAGGCAACCTAGTAGGAAAGTAAATGCatgttttttattgttataaatattaaaatattcagaATATGTTCTTCTAAAATTTTTAGTATGATTTTTGTCCTCCTAACTCCCAACATGTAAATGCATGATATTTTGACTTCTAGAAATTTGACCCTGCATCACAATATTAGTAGTGATTCAACACTTAAGTTCTAGTTCTAATTGACACGTGATAAAGACCTCACATCGACATATAAGATCTGATCTCCCAATTCTAACTCTGAATCAAAAtatcacacaattatattttaggaGAACGAAAGATATACTCAAAATTTCACATAAAcaaatttcaaacattttaatatttataggaaaaatatatattttaattcattaaaaaaacgtAAGGTTTGTAGTCTAGGCGTACTTTTGGTTTGAAAAGTTAATAATACTCGAGGTAGTTCTTTAAGGAAGAATCAAATTATATCAATATAACTTTGACAACTAATATCTCAATTTTATAACTTGAtatagaatttgatttttattgatccaatcattgaattatatttatatattataagaattatttgtattaaattttgtcaaaattgaacaataacaAAAAGGTAATCAAATGTTtcgtat
This window harbors:
- the LOC100808060 gene encoding pentatricopeptide repeat-containing protein At5g15280, mitochondrial, encoding MTKLLEQMPKSAHKLDPETLNLVVQAYSKKGLLSKAKIILDGMLQNEFHVKNETYTAILMPLWLTPDDELCNIIIQGHCQVNDLRKVGELLGVAIRKDWELSLTSYKNLVRLVCRKGRVQFALSLKNLLLAQCPLDGLIIYNILMFYLLKDGNSLDVNKILTEMEEKKVVLDEVGHNFVVYGFLQCRDLSSSLHYLTTMISKGLKPSNRGLRKVISKLCDAGNLKKALELSQEMRLRGWMHDSSIQTSIVESLLLCGNIQGAETFLDRMGEESLNPDNINYDYLIKRFCQHGRLNKAVHLMNTMLKKHNIPVSTSYDFIIHGFCAQNKLDIALNFYSEMLSWNLKPRIDTVEMLLHRFCQDGKTELAEQFLVDMSHGGETPTRKMYCPVIKSYHMKKNLRKASELLQAMQENGYQPDFETHWSLISNLNSAKAKDTDNASTGFLSRLLFKSGFLQKK